The segment AATCAAACTTGAGATAAAACTCTTACTTCTCAATATTATCAAACACTTCAAGTCTTTTCCTCGTGAAAACTCTATCCTTATTTTCAGTGATCCAAGAGGAGGAAGTACATGGTTAGCAGAACTCCTCAATCATATCCCCAATTCTATTATCTATTGGGAACCACTAGCTCCGAATCACAACAAATACATTCGTAAAATAAACTTTGGATGGAGACAACACATTCCTGAAAATGCAAATTGGCAAAAGGCAAACAATGCATTTGATAAAATATTACAACTAAACCCTCTCAATGAGTGGACTACCAAGAGATTCAACGTCTCCAACTACGTAGATTGTAAAATACCTATCATTAAATTTTGTAGAGGAAACCATTTGATACATTGGTTGTGCAACCAATATCAGTTCAAGTACAAACCGATTGTGTTATTGAGGCATCCTTTTGCAGTAGTAGCTTCTCAACTAAAACAAGGGGGATGGGATTATACATTTGATGGCTTCACCATACCAAATATGTCTCACAACGATACTTATCTCAAAAACAAAGAGTTTTTAGAATCCTTACAATCAAAAGAAGAGAGCCTAGTCGCAATTTGGTGCATTACCAATAGAGAATTACAACTACCCAATAGCAAATGGATCCTCTGCTTTTATGAAGATCTACTATTGAATACCAGCGAAGCAATCGAAGATATTTTAAAAGAATGGAAAATAGAAATGCCAAAAAACCTATACGGCAATCTACATAAAGCGAGTTTTACGACTGTAGACCTGGCAGAAGACAGTTCTCAGAAACAATTAGCAAAGTGGCACCATTATTTTAATGATGAAATGCAGTTGAAATTACAACGCGTTTTAAACCACTTTGAGATCAATATTTACTCTAAAGATTCGTTGTATCCCATTAACAGATACAAGAATGTATAAGTTATTCGCAATTTTTTCTATAATTATTTTAGGGTTGTGTAGCACTAATAGTTACTCACAGTGTCCGATTGCCGATTTCTCCGTTTCATCAAACATTTGTAAAGAAGAATCCTTTACTCCTACAAACAATTCCATAAATTCAAATAGTTCATATTGGACATTATGTGAAGATCAACTATCAGCATCCCTTTTAACTCCAGAAGAAGTTTATATCTCATCTAATTTAGCTTTTGTTTATGACTTTGACTTTGTTGACCATAACCGTATTTTGGCAATTAGAAACAACGGGGTTCCTTATGTCTTGACACTAGACGATAATTTAGCAACCCTCGAGAACATCACCATACTAGCAGATGGAGAAAGTTTCAGCAATCTTCCTAGAGATGTTGAGACCATTTGGATGGGTACCGACCTTATTGCTCTATTCACAAACTCCTCGGGCTCAACAAACATTACTAGAGCTATTTGGTCCAATGGAGACCTGACTCAAGAACCTGCCTATGATTTAATAACTGGTATGACGACAATTTCACAAACCAATGGACTCGATATCATTCAAGAGGGAAACAACTATTACGCATTGGTGGGGAAAAATTCGTCCAACCTATTATCTATACTCAACTTTGGGAATGATATGACCAGCGTACCTTCTGTGAGTAGTTTCAATATTTCAGGAATCTCCAATATAAATGGAATAAGCCTTCAAAAAGAATGCAATACTTGGGTAGGTCTTGTCACTTCAAGAAGTAGTAATAAGTTAGTCAAACTTACATGGAATAGTGGACTTGCCAACACCCCCACTGTACAAGAGATAACTGTATCAAGTATTGATTGGAGTGCCCCAACGAAAGTAAAGCTAGTTGTTGATCAAGGATATTATTATGCCTTTGTTCAGCTTGACAACAGTGACATTTTCCGTTTTGACTTTGGTTACTCCATGACAGCCTCACCTACCATCTCACAGTTGACAGGACTCTCTTCAGGAGGGTATGGAATTGATATAACTCAAAATTCT is part of the Reichenbachiella agarivorans genome and harbors:
- a CDS encoding sulfotransferase domain-containing protein yields the protein MNRIAKRIKLEIKLLLLNIIKHFKSFPRENSILIFSDPRGGSTWLAELLNHIPNSIIYWEPLAPNHNKYIRKINFGWRQHIPENANWQKANNAFDKILQLNPLNEWTTKRFNVSNYVDCKIPIIKFCRGNHLIHWLCNQYQFKYKPIVLLRHPFAVVASQLKQGGWDYTFDGFTIPNMSHNDTYLKNKEFLESLQSKEESLVAIWCITNRELQLPNSKWILCFYEDLLLNTSEAIEDILKEWKIEMPKNLYGNLHKASFTTVDLAEDSSQKQLAKWHHYFNDEMQLKLQRVLNHFEINIYSKDSLYPINRYKNV